One window of Nocardia nova SH22a genomic DNA carries:
- a CDS encoding nuclear transport factor 2 family protein yields the protein MTDERTLQRLADTLEIQALQARYARAVDRLDMDLLREVYHPDADDDHGDYKGGVDGLLAYVEQRTGSALQVMHFLGQTLIDFASPQAAACETYFMTAHTLDASLREAFGASPGPDPVQISMYGRYVDRVEKRDGQWRIARRTCVFESTRLFTDKYPPVKPDWAQLSRGDGKDPIFRLITELKAEY from the coding sequence ATGACAGACGAACGAACCCTGCAACGCCTGGCCGACACGCTCGAGATCCAGGCGCTACAGGCGCGATACGCCCGCGCCGTCGACCGGCTCGACATGGACCTTCTCCGCGAGGTCTACCACCCCGACGCCGACGACGACCACGGCGACTACAAAGGCGGCGTGGACGGCCTCCTGGCCTATGTCGAACAGCGAACCGGCAGCGCGCTGCAGGTCATGCACTTCCTGGGGCAGACCCTGATCGATTTCGCCTCGCCACAGGCCGCCGCCTGCGAGACGTACTTCATGACCGCGCATACCCTCGACGCCTCCCTGCGCGAGGCCTTCGGCGCGAGCCCGGGACCCGACCCGGTCCAGATCTCGATGTACGGCCGGTATGTCGATCGCGTCGAAAAACGTGACGGCCAATGGCGAATCGCCCGCAGGACCTGCGTATTCGAATCCACCCGGCTGTTCACCGACAAATACCCGCCGGTCAAACCGGACTGGGCACAGTTGAGCCGGGGCGACGGGAAGGATCCGATCTTCCGGCTGATCACCGAACTGAAAGCCGAGTACTGA
- a CDS encoding N-acyl homoserine lactonase family protein, giving the protein MTARRLIPLAGASITLDSGYVTMGTHGPLTVPIPTFLIEHERGLVLFDTGLVPEAWNDPRAVYGGLVDVFALDCPPENTLANQITRAGYQLSDVTHVVISHSHFDHTGGMYLFPDAEFYMSEVDIRYAFWPDPPFRGFYRAADFEAVRDFSWNPLREDLDLFGDGSLVLYQTPGHTPGEISLLVSLPSQKFLITGDTVHLRSGVRYECPCPVDYNGHQAIESIQRIKQLAAAQQAKIWVLHDPEDWAELGATVHA; this is encoded by the coding sequence ATGACCGCCCGACGTCTCATCCCACTGGCCGGAGCATCCATCACGCTCGACAGCGGATACGTCACGATGGGAACACACGGCCCCTTGACGGTGCCGATCCCGACCTTCCTCATCGAGCACGAACGTGGCCTGGTGCTGTTCGACACCGGACTCGTCCCGGAGGCATGGAACGATCCGCGCGCTGTCTACGGTGGTCTCGTCGATGTGTTCGCACTGGACTGCCCGCCGGAGAACACTCTGGCGAATCAGATCACCCGGGCGGGTTACCAGCTGTCGGACGTGACCCATGTGGTGATCTCGCATTCGCACTTCGACCACACCGGCGGCATGTACCTGTTCCCGGACGCCGAGTTCTACATGTCCGAAGTCGACATTCGCTATGCGTTCTGGCCGGACCCGCCGTTCCGCGGCTTCTATCGCGCCGCCGATTTCGAGGCGGTTCGCGATTTCTCGTGGAATCCGCTGCGGGAGGATCTCGACCTGTTCGGTGACGGCAGCCTCGTGCTGTACCAGACGCCTGGGCATACGCCGGGTGAGATCAGCCTCCTGGTCTCGTTGCCGTCCCAGAAATTCCTGATCACCGGCGACACCGTGCACCTGCGGTCGGGTGTGCGGTACGAATGCCCGTGCCCGGTCGACTACAACGGCCATCAGGCGATCGAATCCATCCAGCGGATCAAGCAGCTCGCGGCGGCGCAGCAGGCGAAGATCTGGGTCCTGCACGACCCCGAGGACTGGGCCGAACTCGGCGCCACGGTGCACGCATGA
- a CDS encoding aldehyde dehydrogenase encodes MWHDNSSRFYIDGRWTDAASDATFEVRSPFTEEPIARVAAGSKADVDNAVAAARRAFDHGPWRRMSLAERAGVVRSFRDHLAAHATELAELVTAEMGCPISQTRTSQSGAAIALLDTNLEFAEQYPWESLRRSALGNALVVRRPIGVVAAVVPWNAPVSVAMLKLAPALLAGCSIVLKPSPEAPLSVHYLAAAADAAGIPPGVLNFVVADRAESEYLVTHPGVDKVSFTGSTAAGRRIATLCGNDIRRYTLELGGKSAAIVLDDADLDAVVTSLRSLSFRYNGQACTNKTRIVVSRERYDEVVGALAEMISGFTIGDPADKATDIGPLVSPRQRDRVEGYLAKGRAEGARVVIGGGRPAAFGRGMFVEPTLFAEVTNDMTIAQEEIFGPVVGVIAVDGEDEAIAVANDSHYGLSGAVYSADPEHAYAVATRLQTGSVEINGAGTGFHAALGGFKLSGVGREAGLEGFDAFVELTSFGLPAAFADGLG; translated from the coding sequence GTGTGGCACGACAACTCTTCGCGGTTCTATATCGACGGACGATGGACCGATGCGGCATCCGACGCCACCTTCGAGGTGCGGTCTCCGTTCACCGAGGAACCCATCGCGCGAGTAGCCGCCGGTTCGAAAGCCGATGTCGACAATGCCGTCGCCGCTGCCCGCCGCGCCTTCGATCACGGCCCGTGGCGGCGTATGTCGCTGGCCGAGCGGGCGGGCGTCGTGCGCTCTTTCCGGGATCATCTGGCGGCCCACGCGACCGAGCTGGCCGAGCTGGTCACCGCCGAGATGGGCTGTCCGATCTCGCAAACCCGCACGTCCCAGAGCGGGGCGGCCATCGCATTGCTCGACACCAATCTGGAATTCGCCGAGCAGTATCCGTGGGAATCGTTGCGGCGGTCGGCGCTGGGCAACGCCCTGGTCGTGCGGCGGCCGATCGGCGTCGTCGCGGCCGTCGTGCCCTGGAACGCGCCGGTTTCGGTCGCGATGCTGAAGTTGGCCCCGGCGTTGCTCGCGGGCTGCAGCATCGTGCTCAAGCCGTCACCGGAGGCGCCGCTGAGCGTCCACTATCTCGCTGCAGCGGCCGACGCCGCGGGCATTCCGCCCGGCGTCTTGAACTTCGTCGTCGCCGATCGCGCCGAGAGCGAGTATCTGGTCACCCATCCCGGCGTCGACAAGGTCTCGTTCACCGGATCGACCGCGGCGGGCCGGCGCATCGCCACATTGTGCGGCAACGATATTCGACGCTACACACTGGAGCTCGGCGGCAAGTCGGCGGCGATCGTTCTCGACGACGCGGACCTCGATGCGGTGGTGACGTCGCTGCGTTCGTTGTCGTTCCGCTACAACGGCCAGGCCTGCACCAACAAGACCAGGATCGTGGTGTCGCGTGAACGGTACGACGAGGTGGTCGGCGCGCTGGCGGAGATGATCTCCGGATTCACCATCGGCGATCCCGCCGACAAGGCCACCGATATCGGTCCGCTCGTCAGCCCGCGCCAGCGGGATCGAGTCGAGGGCTACCTGGCCAAGGGGCGCGCCGAGGGCGCGCGGGTGGTGATCGGCGGTGGCCGACCGGCGGCATTCGGCCGGGGCATGTTCGTCGAACCGACGTTGTTCGCCGAGGTCACGAACGATATGACCATCGCGCAAGAGGAGATCTTCGGTCCGGTCGTCGGCGTCATCGCGGTGGACGGTGAAGACGAAGCGATCGCGGTGGCCAACGACTCCCACTACGGGCTGTCCGGCGCCGTGTACAGCGCCGACCCTGAACACGCCTACGCCGTCGCGACCCGGCTACAGACCGGCAGCGTCGAAATCAACGGCGCGGGAACAGGTTTCCATGCCGCACTCGGTGGTTTCAAACTCAGCGGCGTCGGCCGCGAGGCGGGCCTCGAGGGCTTCGACGCCTTCGTCGAGCTCACTTCCTTCGGCTTGCCCGCCGCTTTCGCCGACGGCCTCGGCTGA
- a CDS encoding MmgE/PrpD family protein has product MSPISPPGGLTDRLAAHIATVTEAQPTQHDTEIVRRLLLDNFIVSLWGMTRPAATEIADWTRRFAGSGTSAVLGREWTTDPSIAALVHGTAAHSFELDDTHNSTASHPGAVIIPVALAVAAEPGPPPTRDRFVAAIIAGYEAMALVGEAAGGMAAVHRGFHPTSLFGGFGGAVTALALRAARGDIALDADLVAKAWGLALSQPSGSMQFSVEPTGGEIKRVHAGLGAHNGIRAADFADLAAVTAPRQALEGTYGVAASFGAPPREVLDDARLRTRQIHALSLKPYACCRLFHSTIDALAIATDGFTAGTDELTDILVTGPTLIAEQHMTPAESSMTAQYSCPYVVGATLAYGPSGYDAYSEEHLDDPRIRTIAGRVRFEVDPELEKTYYPEHFATAVRLTYADGTVREAQVADSVGTAENPMTIESIRAKADGLARHGLDGVAQRLAAVIWSDAAGPAHFGDALHRESRTLTNSAARAD; this is encoded by the coding sequence ATGAGCCCGATCTCCCCGCCCGGCGGCTTGACCGACCGTCTCGCCGCCCACATCGCGACCGTCACCGAAGCCCAACCGACGCAACACGATACGGAGATCGTCCGCCGACTGCTGCTGGACAACTTCATCGTCTCACTGTGGGGCATGACCCGACCGGCGGCCACGGAGATCGCCGACTGGACGCGGCGGTTCGCCGGGAGCGGCACGAGTGCGGTACTCGGCCGCGAGTGGACCACCGACCCGTCCATCGCGGCGCTGGTGCACGGCACCGCGGCGCACAGTTTCGAGCTGGACGACACGCACAATTCGACGGCGTCGCATCCGGGAGCGGTGATCATCCCGGTCGCCCTCGCCGTCGCGGCCGAGCCCGGCCCGCCGCCGACCCGCGACCGATTCGTCGCCGCGATCATCGCCGGGTACGAGGCGATGGCCCTCGTGGGCGAGGCTGCCGGTGGGATGGCCGCTGTGCATCGCGGATTTCACCCCACCTCGCTGTTCGGCGGGTTCGGCGGAGCGGTCACCGCTCTGGCGCTGCGTGCCGCACGCGGCGATATCGCGCTCGACGCCGACCTGGTCGCGAAGGCGTGGGGTCTGGCACTGTCGCAGCCGAGCGGATCGATGCAGTTCTCGGTCGAGCCGACCGGTGGCGAGATCAAACGCGTACACGCCGGTCTCGGCGCGCACAACGGGATCCGGGCGGCCGACTTCGCCGATCTGGCCGCGGTGACAGCGCCGCGCCAGGCACTCGAAGGCACCTACGGAGTGGCCGCCAGTTTCGGCGCCCCACCCCGCGAGGTTCTCGACGATGCCCGGTTGCGGACACGCCAGATTCACGCGCTGAGCCTCAAGCCGTATGCGTGCTGCCGTCTGTTCCACTCGACCATCGACGCGCTGGCAATCGCGACCGACGGCTTCACGGCCGGGACCGACGAGCTGACCGACATTCTCGTCACCGGCCCGACGCTCATCGCCGAGCAGCACATGACCCCGGCGGAATCGTCGATGACCGCCCAGTACAGCTGCCCGTACGTCGTCGGCGCCACGCTGGCCTACGGGCCCAGCGGCTACGACGCCTACAGCGAGGAACATCTCGACGATCCGCGGATCCGCACCATCGCCGGGCGCGTCCGGTTCGAGGTCGACCCGGAGCTGGAAAAGACGTACTACCCAGAGCATTTCGCGACGGCTGTGCGCCTGACCTACGCGGACGGAACGGTCCGCGAAGCACAGGTCGCCGACAGCGTCGGGACCGCGGAGAACCCGATGACCATCGAGAGCATTCGCGCCAAGGCCGACGGTCTGGCACGACACGGACTGGACGGCGTAGCGCAGCGGCTGGCGGCGGTCATCTGGAGCGATGCGGCCGGCCCGGCCCACTTCGGCGATGCGCTGCACCGCGAATCACGAACCCTGACGAACTCCGCTGCGCGAGCCGACTGA
- a CDS encoding LysR family transcriptional regulator → MIRQIDAFSLRLFVSAIEERQIGLAAEREHIAPSTATKRIQALEDLVGASLLERSRDGVVATAAGRVLERRARSILAELDELVTELSEISEQVEGQLVVAAAHSVIIDLLAPVVSAFVAERPLVDLSLREMDNTEVIRVISAGECDVGVFARVGTSGSPDHGVRVLVSEPLVAVLPVGHPLAGQPSLNYQDLARHELIATATMATAFGDAAQRLGRRASLRHVVRTGEVALGMVRAGLGITVVPQRMITHAADAEMVVRPLDEPWAVRQINVVTRGPRATSRTAQAFVDKLVEQTSHL, encoded by the coding sequence ATGATCCGACAGATCGACGCGTTCAGCCTGCGGTTGTTCGTCTCGGCGATCGAGGAGCGCCAGATCGGCCTGGCGGCCGAGCGTGAGCACATCGCACCGTCGACCGCGACGAAACGGATTCAGGCGCTGGAGGATCTGGTCGGCGCGAGCCTGCTCGAACGCAGCCGCGACGGTGTCGTCGCGACCGCCGCGGGCCGGGTGCTCGAACGGCGTGCCAGATCGATTCTCGCCGAGTTGGACGAGCTGGTCACCGAGTTGTCGGAGATCAGCGAGCAGGTCGAGGGACAGCTCGTGGTCGCCGCCGCTCACTCGGTGATCATCGATCTGCTGGCGCCCGTCGTCAGCGCCTTCGTCGCGGAGCGGCCGCTCGTGGACCTGTCACTGCGCGAGATGGACAACACCGAGGTGATCCGGGTGATCTCGGCGGGCGAATGCGATGTCGGGGTTTTCGCGCGGGTGGGAACCTCGGGTTCGCCGGACCACGGCGTCCGGGTGCTGGTGAGCGAACCCCTGGTAGCGGTCCTGCCGGTCGGGCATCCGCTGGCCGGCCAGCCGTCGTTGAATTACCAGGATCTGGCCCGCCACGAACTGATCGCGACGGCGACGATGGCGACGGCGTTCGGGGACGCGGCACAGCGACTCGGCCGCCGCGCGTCACTGCGGCATGTGGTGCGCACCGGCGAGGTCGCGCTGGGCATGGTCCGTGCGGGATTGGGCATCACCGTTGTGCCGCAACGGATGATCACGCACGCCGCCGATGCCGAGATGGTCGTGCGTCCGCTGGACGAGCCGTGGGCGGTGCGGCAGATCAACGTCGTGACCCGTGGTCCGCGAGCGACCAGCCGCACCGCCCAGGCATTCGTCGACAAACTGGTCGAGCAGACGTCACACCTGTGA